The genomic stretch GGACCTGGCGCCACATCAGATGTGGTATCAACACCCCAACACGACCCAACAGTGGTCAACTTTTCTCTTTGGGCACTGGTTCGAACCCGAGAGGTTGACACCGTCCAACAAGGTCCAGGGCCACCGAGGTGTATCCGTGGTTGACGGGATGGGAAGACGACCTCTGATGGTCCTTCTGAGTCTGAGGTCTCTGGTTCCCTTCATCGTCCAGCATGCATCTAGTCTGGTTGCCATCGTCATCGCTTTCTTTCGGCACAGCTTCTCGGAATCGCGGGACCTTTGGCCCAAGCTGTCTTGATAACTGTGGACAACCTGCTGACTGTTCACCAGCGTCCAATGCCACGATGATGAGCTCCGTGCCGAAAGAGTGCAAAGATCTCAAAGGACGCAAAGCGCCGACGCCGGCGACAAAAGAACCCGGAAGAAAAAGGGCCAGAAGAGGCGAGAAAGTAGTCCCGACTTTGACTCCAAGAGTGAAAAGATCGACACCAAGAGCACCAAGAAGCGCAAACGTTAATCTCCCCCAAACGTGGCTGTCTGGTGTATCCTGTGGTGGCATCCAGACTTGTCAATCCGGGAGGGGTTGCCTCCATGCGTGAGGTCAGAGAGTCGATGTCTTTCAGCAAAACATCACTCCCTTTGCTGACAACGAGGGGTGGGGAATCATGGAGAATGTCAACTTGATCTTTGCATGGTTCTGGTTGGCGGCATTTCTGGGCGGGCGTTTTGCTGGAGTTGTCATTGCATCTTTCTGATATggggcaaggagggcaaAGCGAACAGCGATTGATAGGAATTGGTGAATCAGCCATAGTATAACAACTTGGCTTTTCTCTTCTGGCAACTTGTCTCTTGAGAGGCGTCTCTCTTCGACCAACATTCTGACCCCCCTCCGTGGATCGTCACCTCGCCGCTGTTGGGTCAAACTTTCGACGTGTTGGGCAACTCAAAATGCATGGGCAAATGCAACACTGGCGGCCAGAGGATCAGCCCAAAAGAAGCGAGTGCGGCTGACCATATTATTCGGCCTGAGAGAAAATAGAAGTCGACAGGAAGCTCTCACGCTCTTTCGTGAATCGAAGGTCCCAatgccaacaacaccttGGCAGACGTTGAGCCATTGTTTCATCAAGCCGCCGTTGAGATCCAAACTAGGGTTAGGGGATACTACACTAGTTCCGGCAGCCGCTTTACCAGAACAGCAACCTTTGGTTCTCGGACTTTTGAACTGCTCACCTCAGTGCTTTCCAGCCCTGTTCAGCCCCCTTGAAGAAGACCTCGGTTTTGACTTATTATATTCGTAATACTCGGATCCCAAGGCTATTCGCCCAGCAGATCTACAAAAGAACGCTATCCCCAATTTTTGATGTTCGCTCAGCCCGATCCCGTGTTGTGGGGCAAGGCTCATTTTCCCACACCCAACAGGAACCGCAAAAGGTCCAACCACGGGCTGGCGGATGCTGCCGACAGAGCTCTGGCCAGGACCCTGAGAAATTTTGCCCCAAAACTCGGTCTGGAGCTTGGCTGGGGGTTTACGGCGAGGACATGACTCTAGACCATTTCCTTACCTCTCCAAGTAGATGTCTACCGAGTATAGACTCTCTCCGTCTTCAACAGACAGAGGCACAAACATTGAAACAGTGACAGCCTGCAGCAACccacatcctcatcttcaacctGCAATCCCATCGCAACCCAAGCCCAAAGCAGGGGGTTCCCCGGTCCGTGATGTTTCTCCTTCCATTGGCCACACTTCCTGTCCAACGTGGACCCTCAGCCCACACCGCCAAGCCATTTCTCGTCTCAATTGGGGAAAGGACCCCTGCTCCCTTGGACTGCCATCGTGAAGCGCAGCCTCAGAAGCTGCATGTCGGCTCCCGGGGCTGGGTCAGTCTGGGCTGCCCCCctatcccccccccctggcccttcttcttcttcttctccttttcggCTTGGCTCGACTggggagaaagaagagaggtTCCCTTCAATTAAATCTCAGCCGCTCCCTATTTTACCCCTAAGTTTTCCTGGCCGCGACCTAAATCACCATCGTCGCCTGTATACAACTTTTGTTGCCCTCCAGAAGGGATAACATACATTCTCCCATTCCCATTTTTTACTTTTGCAAGGGGTTATTTGTTCGTTACACGGGGAATTTCAGTAATTACACGACGTGTTTGCCGATCGACCTCGCACAGCTCGCACCGACAAGCGACGTATTGCTCGCGTTCGAACCGTACATGACATTTCTGCAACCTTTCGCCGATCACTCAGGATAAAAACACCTTGCTCGAGCGTCAAGACACCACGACctttccaaaaaaaaagagccaCGCGACAgttccttccctcccccgctGAAGAAACCGTTACAATTGGAAGACACcacgagaaaaaaaaacaccgcTTTTCCCAAACCCATCGAGAACCACAACACCATGAAAATgcgcctcctcgccctcctggCCTCAGCAAGCCTAACAACCGCCCTCGTTCCCCCCGCCATCCATAACCCCGAACCCATGGCTGGtatcaacctcccccgcgaagccctccccctcataACCTCcgccccaaaccccctttcccccctctcacccCGTCAAGACCGCCCCgagtccccctccccctgctTCACAGAAGTAgtcacaaccacaacctcgTGCGTCGCGATCGGCGAGTGCACCTCGGGCCCACACACCAGTCTGGTCTGCCATGCAGACTACATCTGCCGGTCCGACTCCCAAGGCAACCCCTCCTGCATGTACCGGGAGTCCTCCCTCGGCGTAGCAGGCACAATCATCGCCATTTGCTTCGCCGCCGCGCTCGTGATCTCCGTCTTCAGCATCTGTTTCCTCTGCTgcagggagaggagggagcagaCTCGTCTCGAaaaggcggccgaggcgCAGAAGTTGTTGAAGGAGTCAAAAGTTGCGAGTAAGAGGCCGAATGGGAGGAATGTAACCGGGGGAGTGACGGGTGTTGGGACGGAGGGGAGTGGGTATGGGAGTGGGAATAATGGGGGTGATGTGGGACAGCAGACGGGTTATGCTGGCGCACAGGGGGGGCAGGGGAATCCGTTTGCTGAttctggggagggggcctTGAGGTGAGagtagagagagagagggggggaggaaggagagagagataggGGGTGTGATGTGGAGTGGAAAGGTGTTGACGTGTTGGCTTTTTGTGTGCTGCGTTGGACGGCCGCTGGAAGGGAAGTATACCAGAGACGGGAAGAACAAAAACAGTTAGATAAACAAGACACAGGAGATGTGGGCATTAGCTGCTTCATTAAAGCCGGAGTATAACAGGAAGGGAAATATATTTTTCATTGGGCATATTCTCTCATGTTGTCACCTTGTTTAAGCTGTCCTTCTGCAATGCCCTTTCATGTGACTTCATCTGTTCGATAATGTCTGTTTCATGGCGTGAAGCTCACCGACATATCCCACTGTTTAAGCCTTCCAGTCCACAGGGCTTTAAACTCAATCACTCAATGAGTCACAGTCGAGCATAAAGGTCAGTAGATGAGCCATGAATAGAGCCTCTGTGAGCCACTTGATTTTTACATCCTCCAATATCCGCAATACTTAGCTACTTTACACTAAACCCGACAACTTGGCTTGATTCCACGCCCTCCGACCATCTCCTTAACCATCTATTTTCTCAAATGCTTCGCCCTTCTGAGAAAATTACCACAAGATTATCGACGcatctcaacaccaagacaaACCCAACGCAAAACACCCAGTAAGCTAATAAATATGCTTCATTGCCAGGCTTGGTCGCAAAGACATCGTGGACCTTGGTGATTCCCCAAGAACATAAAGGCAAGGTGATGTATGACTCGGTTAATAGTTGGTGTCTTCGTTATTCGCTATGAACAGGTTAAAACACCCGCGCCCTCTTCCTTGGCATAATAAGTACTTTCTTCAAAGTATCAACAAGTCAGAGTGGGAAGCAGTGTTACCCAAGCCCACCGCCACTGGTTGGACTGCCCGGATGATACCCAACCGTCCTGAGAACCCCCTGCGGTCTTGCCCGATCATTATTCAGGAAGTACTGGATCGACTTGTTCCCATTCTCTTCGCGAAGCTCAAAGATGCCACCTCCATTCACCTCGTTGCCTTCAGTCTCGCAGATCATGAGCAGTTCGTCGAAATTTACCGGGGGTCCGTTGATGTGCAGTCGGTCAACCTGGGCTTTGATGTCCGCCAGTGGGATGAATCCCGTTCGCCCCTCGGCCGCTTGAGTGTCGTGCTCACCTAGGTCCTCGCATGCCTTGCGCATCATCTTGCGGAGAGTTAGGTGGCGTGGCTCAGTAGGCCGCTCGAGAACACCTGGTATGCCAAAGCTGGCTCCTGGAGGGGGACCCCATGAGGAACCTACTGGGCTAGGCACGCCAAAGCCAGGAGGAGGTCCTGGGGGAAAAGGATGCGACTGAGGTGGCATGCCGAATGGTTGCGGTCCCCAAGGGTTTGGATGACTGGGGAACATGGGGTCCATTCCAAAAGCACCAAATCCTCCAGGTCGTGGCAATGATGATGCGGTTGGGAATCTCACCGGACGACCAGCAAAGTCGATCGGGTCATCTCCGTCATCTAGTAGGGCACTGCTTCCCAAGTGCGTGTCCGGATCATTCCTCGAAAAGTCCCTAGAAGGGGAAGAGCTTGACGGTCGTTGGCCATGGACAACACTGGCTGGGCGTCCTATTGGTGTCGGCTTTGAGATGGGTTGCGGTCCGCCACTCTCATGACTGCCAGAACCTTGGCGGGAATGCGTGGTACCGCCATTGCTTTGCATACCTGCCGGCCCCATCAGATGAGCCATTGGAGAGACAGGCGAGTCCAACGGTCCGGGAAAGCCAGGCGGGTGATGCTGGTGTAGTGGAAATCCTCGGTTAGGACCAGGACCGCTTAGTCCAGGAGGCATTGATACAATCCCAGGAGGAGGTCTAAAGGCATTCATGGGTGAAAATGGTGGATCACGATGCATTGGACTACCAAATCCAGGTGGCGGCATCTGGCCCAAGCCAGGAGGAAACGGCAtactgccgccgccgcccatgGGCATACCAAACGGACTCGGATGCATCGGTACTGGCTTGCTGGGCTGCGCGCTCAAAGGTGACGCAGCGTGTTGTGATGCTTGCCCGCCGAATAGGTTTGGACCTGTGAGTCCCGACTTACTTGGTGGGCCAATGGGGCCTGGACTAGCCTGTATCGGCGTCAGGGGATGAGGTGATTGACTATGGCTCGGAGCGACCCCGGGTGGAAAACCAACACCTGATGTCTGGATGCCTGAGCTTTCCTGCTGAGAGGGCTGACGAGGACGAACTGGTGTAGGGGCCATCGGCAAGGCTGGTGTAGCTACCGTGATTAGTGGAGACGCAAACGAGGCTGACGACTGTGCCAGAGCTGGAATAGCTGTCGCAGACTGCTGGGCTGGACGTTTGGGAAGCGTAACAGAAGGGGTcgttgcagcagcagcagtcgccGCAATAGCTGCAGCTTTTTGAGCTGCCCTCTCTTCCTTTTTGCGCTtctccttggtctccttggCCTGTTCTCTAGATTCACGCTCTgctttggccttggcctccttctcACGCTTATCACGCTCTTGCTGTTCTCGTCTTTCACGAGCTTCTCGCTCTTTCTGCTCCTTTTCCCTGAGCCGAGCCTCTTCGCGCGCCTTTTTCTCGCGTTCCTTAGCTTCACGAGCTTTGCGTTCATTTTCTTCCCGCTCGTGAATCTTGCGTTGTCGCTCAGCCTCCTTGCGTAGCcgttcctcctcttcagcctTCTTTTGAGCCTCTCTTCGCTTCCGCTTCTCCTCTGCTCTCTGCTTCGCCTCGGCCTGCTTGcgttcttcttcctctttaCGCGCGGCTTCTTCGGCAGCCTTTTCGGCTTCCTTGCGAGCTTTCTCCTCAGCTAGAGCTTCCTTCTTCCGGGCCGCTCTATCTTTGCGTCGCTgggcctccttggccttcttggcttTGCGTTGGGCATCTTGTTGGTTCTCagcctcaatctcctccagaAGCTTGGCTTGACGCTCTTTGGCAACCTTCTCCCGATAGGCTGTGAGTACTCGCTGCTCAAACATGCGAGCAGCAAATATTTGGAACATCCGACGGCCCTCTTCCATGCGCTGCTCATCAGTCATGGGATCCTGTCCACCCATATTAGAATTCTGCACTCGAATGGGCCAGGAAAATCACAATTGTTGCCAtacctcttcctcttcttggctgtcgtactcctcctcgtcttcttcatagtcctcatcctcttcatagtcctcctcctcgtcatcaggATCGGGCGGGGGGTGGCTGTGGCTGTAGCGGTCGCCATTCGTGTGCTCGTAGTCTTGCTCACCAGGATGCAGCACCCGCTCTTGAGTGGCCATGCGCCGCTCGGCAAGCTGTTCCATCATCTCAATGAATTTTCTACCGTCATTTTTGAGCAAGTCGTCGGCCACAGTCAGGATGCCGCCTATAGAAGAGGAGCCATAAGCGTTATTGCCAGTCCCTGCATAGGGATAAGTCTGTAAAAAGGAGGGAAGTATGGGAAGTCTGTCCCTACCCTGCACTGTCAGGCTATTTCCGAAATTGAAGAAGTCGGAAGCGTATTCGGTTCGGTGCAGTTCGGATGGGTCGTGCTCATCGTCACTGTAttcctcgtcgtcttcttcctcatcctccaactctTCTTCGCtgtactcctcctccccctcttccccttcatAGTCgacttcctcgccctcgccttcttcatcctcgtccgCATCGTCGTCAACGTGCTCCAAAATTCGACCGTGAGATGGTTGATGGGTGTATCTCGGCCCGCTTGGAAGGCCGTGTGGTAGATTAGGTGGGATAGACGAAAAACTAATCGAGTGGTGGCGACTAAGTAGTGAGGAATTACTGGTCGTATGAGGATGATTCGCATAGTGCTCCAGTTCTTCATAATAGGCGTCATAGAGCCCTTCCAATTCTTCCTCAATCGCCGTCCTTTTCCTCCCGCAAACCGAGCAACTGCAAGTTTGCTTCTGCTgctccttcatcttcttgagAACCGCATCTTTTTCGACCTTGACTAGGTTCTTGCGCTGCACCTCATCTAGTCCAAGCCAGAATTCCTTGATTCGCTCCCGCTCCTCTTGAGAGCTGGTGTTCCAAATCTTTTCCTTCGACATCCCTCGGCCGTTGATACGTGACGTTGGTGGGGGACGGTGATCAACGTGGTTGCCATTCACCGAACCGTCAGCACTCGCCCCTGCAACATTattgtttttcttcttcttttttttcgcCTTCTTCGATTTCGCAGGCTGCCCGTTAGGAGTCCCgtttggaggttgttggttttggtcTCGAGAGTCTTGACCGGCATCcgcttcctcttcgtcctcgtcttcatGCTGTTCGACATCGGCCGAGGGTTGGCCTTGAGGTGGCTGTGGACCACTGCGAGTCCCAT from Podospora pseudopauciseta strain CBS 411.78 chromosome 3, whole genome shotgun sequence encodes the following:
- a CDS encoding hypothetical protein (EggNog:ENOG503P8UN), with the protein product MKMRLLALLASASLTTALVPPAIHNPEPMAGINLPREALPLITSAPNPLSPLSPRQDRPESPSPCFTEVVTTTTSCVAIGECTSGPHTSLVCHADYICRSDSQGNPSCMYRESSLGVAGTIIAICFAAALVISVFSICFLCCRERREQTRLEKAAEAQKLLKESKVASKRPNGRNVTGGVTGVGTEGSGYGSGNNGGDVGQQTGYAGAQGGQGNPFADSGEGALR
- the NST1 gene encoding Stress response protein nst1 (COG:Z; EggNog:ENOG503NU72), encoding MKGNRNPAPPVAASAASQSPSAKGTAKYTNKDGSKFITVPKGSTPVESSQPSPTCASPAPPAPPAVNRKKQKRREKAAAKAAAEQQQQAQNGQPSNGTRSGPQPPQGQPSADVEQHEDEDEEEADAGQDSRDQNQQPPNGTPNGQPAKSKKAKKKKKKNNNVAGASADGSVNGNHVDHRPPPTSRINGRGMSKEKIWNTSSQEERERIKEFWLGLDEVQRKNLVKVEKDAVLKKMKEQQKQTCSCSVCGRKRTAIEEELEGLYDAYYEELEHYANHPHTTSNSSLLSRHHSISFSSIPPNLPHGLPSGPRYTHQPSHGRILEHVDDDADEDEEGEGEEVDYEGEEGEEEYSEEELEDEEEDDEEYSDDEHDPSELHRTEYASDFFNFGNSLTVQGTGNNAYGSSSIGGILTVADDLLKNDGRKFIEMMEQLAERRMATQERVLHPGEQDYEHTNGDRYSHSHPPPDPDDEEEDYEEDEDYEEDEEEYDSQEEEEDPMTDEQRMEEGRRMFQIFAARMFEQRVLTAYREKVAKERQAKLLEEIEAENQQDAQRKAKKAKEAQRRKDRAARKKEALAEEKARKEAEKAAEEAARKEEEERKQAEAKQRAEEKRKRREAQKKAEEEERLRKEAERQRKIHEREENERKAREAKEREKKAREEARLREKEQKEREARERREQQERDKREKEAKAKAERESREQAKETKEKRKKEERAAQKAAAIAATAAAATTPSVTLPKRPAQQSATAIPALAQSSASFASPLITVATPALPMAPTPVRPRQPSQQESSGIQTSGVGFPPGVAPSHSQSPHPLTPIQASPGPIGPPSKSGLTGPNLFGGQASQHAASPLSAQPSKPVPMHPSPFGMPMGGGGSMPFPPGLGQMPPPGFGSPMHRDPPFSPMNAFRPPPGIVSMPPGLSGPGPNRGFPLHQHHPPGFPGPLDSPVSPMAHLMGPAGMQSNGGTTHSRQGSGSHESGGPQPISKPTPIGRPASVVHGQRPSSSSPSRDFSRNDPDTHLGSSALLDDGDDPIDFAGRPVRFPTASSLPRPGGFGAFGMDPMFPSHPNPWGPQPFGMPPQSHPFPPGPPPGFGVPSPVGSSWGPPPGASFGIPGVLERPTEPRHLTLRKMMRKACEDLGEHDTQAAEGRTGFIPLADIKAQVDRLHINGPPVNFDELLMICETEGNEVNGGGIFELREENGNKSIQYFLNNDRARPQGVLRTVGYHPGSPTSGGGLG